One Alligator mississippiensis isolate rAllMis1 chromosome 1, rAllMis1, whole genome shotgun sequence genomic window carries:
- the LOC132249455 gene encoding serpin B3-like, with the protein MASLSEANAKFCFDFFKEVQKSKRNENIFFSPLSISSAMAMVLLGARGNTAKQMEKVLHFDEVSSSSGGSTKHGSSECEETGEVHSQFQALLSAINKPSTHFSLSVANRLYGAKGFHFLEVSCNGVHASNEFSTITVYPGAAELLINTCTETLYHAELETVDFSNALEETRKKINTWVEEQTSGNIEELFAEGILSSATVLVLVNAIYFKGKWTSEFNKDDTKEDLSGNQTKNVQMMFQNGYCNLAIIEEPEIQLDSALTYTKFVEWTTMTKMHKQNVNVYLPRFKIQESYDLGKTLQAMGMLDLFDTSKADLSGMNGNRDLAVSKAIHKSYVDVNEEGTEAAAATGVEIIYTSPGMPYEFKADHPFLYLIKKNVTNSVLFYGQCTSP; encoded by the exons ATGGCCTCACTCAGCGAAGCAAATGCTAAATTCTGCTTTGACTTTTTCAAAGAGGTCCAGAaatcaaaaagaaatgaaaacatctTCTTCTCCCCTCTGAGCATCTCTTCGGCCATGGCCATGGTCCTCCTGGGTGCTAGAGGCAACACGGCCAAACAGATGGAAAAG GTGCTTCATTTTGATGAAGTTTCGAGTTCTTCTGGAGGAAGTACAAAGCATGGTAGCTCTGAG TGTGAAGAAACTGGAGAAGTTCATTCTCAGTTCCAGGCACTCTTATCAGCAATCAACAAGCCCAGCACCCATTTTTCTCTAAGCGTTGCTAACAGGCTGTACGGAGCAAAGGGTTTTCACTTCCTTGAGGTAAGCTGCAATGGTGTCCATGCTAGTAATGAATTTAGCACAATTACTGTCTACCCGGGA gctgcagaatTGCTTAT CAATACTTGCACAGAGACACTGTACCATGCTGAGCTGGAAACTGTTGACTTTAGCAATGCTCTagaagaaaccagaaaaaaaattaacacctgGGTGGAAGAACAGACCAGTG gtaACATCGAAGAGTTGTTCGCAGAGGGCATTCTAAGTTCAGCTACTGTCCTGGTGCTGGTCAATGCTATCTACTTTAAAGGAAAGTGGACTTCAGAATTTAATAAAGACGACACCAAGGAAGACCTTTCAGGT AATCAGACCAAGAATGTGCAGATGATGTTTCAGAATGGCTACTGCAAtctggccatcatagaggaacCTGAGATTCAA CTTGACAGCGCACTCACCTATACAAAATTTGTAGAGTGGACCACAATGACGAAGATGCATAAACAAAACGTGAATGTGTACCTGCCCCGATTCAAGATTCAGGAAAGCTATGAccttgggaaaactctgcagGCTATGGGGATGCTCGATTTGTTTGACACTTCAAAGGCTGATTTATCAGGAATGAATGGAAACCGTGATCTGGCTGTGTCCAAAGCCATCCATAAATCTTACGTGGATGTTAATGAAGAGGGcactgaagcagctgctgctacaggggttgaaataatttatacaagtcctgggatgcctTATGAGTTTAAGGCTGACCACCCCTTCCTCTACCTTATCAAAAAAAATGTAACCAACAGCGTTCTCTTTTATGGCCAATGTACCTCTCCTTAA